In the genome of Phlebotomus papatasi isolate M1 chromosome 2, Ppap_2.1, whole genome shotgun sequence, one region contains:
- the LOC129804177 gene encoding cyclin-dependent kinase 10 codes for MDSHVSGKRNNLMVSFKTGEPMEIPENDILGRCRSVSEFEKLNRIGEGTYGIVYRAKDTKTNEIVALKKVRMDQEKDGLPISGLREILILKSCDHENIVKLKEVLVGRSLESIFLSLEYCEQDLASLLDNMQTNFSESQVKCLILQVLRGVKYLHENFIIHRDLKVSNLLLTDKGSVKIADFGLAKFFSVPSKPSTPQVVTLWYRAPELLLGAKIQTTAVDIWAVGCILGELLGHKPLLPGTTEIGQLELIVDLLGTPSDGIWPEFSSLPAVQNFTLKQQPYNNLKQRFPWLSAAGLRLLNFLFMYDPKKRATAEECLHSSYFKECPYPCDPKLMPTFPHHRNLKNVSQNSKAPQEPGVSSTTEQIPFSLPISELLGNIVKKRKHE; via the exons ATGGATTCTCATGTCTCTGGGAAGCGTAACAACTTGATGGTTTCTTTTAAGACGGGAGAACCTATGGAAATCCCTGAAAATGATATA cTCGGACGATGCAGGAGCGTTTCAGAGTTTGAGAAGCTCAACAGAATAGGCGAGGGAACTTATGGCATTGTTT ACAGGGCCAAAGACACCAAAACCAATGAGATTGTAGCTCTCAAGAAGGTCCGGATGGATCAGGAAAAAGACGGCTTGCCGATTAGTGGTTTGCGTGAGATTCTGATTCTTAAATCCTGCGACCATGAGAACATTGTTAAGCTCAAAGAAGTCCTAGTCGGGAGAAGTCTTGAAAGTATTTTCCTGTCCTTGGAATACTGTGAGCAAGATTTGGCTTCCCTGCTGGACAATATGCAGACAAACTTCTCAGAATCTCAAGTGAAGTGTCTCATTCTGCAAGTTCTGCGTGGTGTTAAGTATCTGcatgaaaattttatcattcaCAGAGATTTGAAGGTATCCAATCTCCTGCTGACGGATAAGGGTTCGGTAAAAATTGCAGACTTCGGTCTGGCCAAGTTCTTTTCTGTCCCCTCGAAACCATCAACTCCGCAGGTTGTGACACTGTGGTATCGTGCTCCAGAACTGCTGCTCGGGGCAAAGATTCAGACAACGGCTGTTGATATTTGGGCTGTAGGATGCATCCTGGGAGAATTGCTGGGGCACAAACCCCTCCTGCCAGGTACAACAGAGATTGGTCAATTGGAATTGATTGTAGATCTCCTGGGTACACCCTCTGACGGCATCTGGCCGGAATTTTCATCTCTGCCGGCTGTGCAGAACTTTACCCTGAAGCAGCAGCCGTATAACAATTTGAAGCAGAGATTTCCATGGCTTTCAGCAGCTGGGCTGAGACTTCTCAATTTTCTCTTCATGTACGATCCCAAAAAGAGAGCCACGGCTGAAGAATGCCTCCATAGCAGTTACTTCAAGGAATGCCCTTACC CTTGTGATCCAAAGCTGATGCCCACCTTTCCGCATCATCGCAATCTGAAGAATGTCAGTCAGAATTCCAAGGCACCTCAGGAACCCGGAGTGAGTTCTACAACTGAACAAATTCCCTTTAGTCTTCCGATTTCGGAACTCCTTGGAAACATCGTGAAAAAGAGGAAACATGAGTAA
- the LOC129804170 gene encoding histone acetyltransferase KAT2A produces the protein MSEDFNAAQFSVVPKEEPPSPQSAFGGHESSSAASSEPTPGATPGAPSAGGAPSTETTRQSSLQKIMQRKRNVWQLPHSQKLAKLSMYSACQAEGCRCTGWKLPEEHKYRDVEGTFCPKFTEECRNSHCKHSVDSHLSHLADIEEEQLNGLLGTIVDVENLFMSMSREEDSDTKKVYYFLFRLLRQCILTRQQPVIRGPLGDPPFESPSMFKAITNFVFFKFHHLSQAEFHTMSEVARTFLNCLNQWNFEAPSVRGRDLSHEDASTYKINYMRWLMFCHVPAFCNSLPHYETSVAFGRTLLRAVFQFVSHQLLYKCRTEKDRMPMEKRLLLMHMPKFLDALKHEVINEESPIWDPTYKPAVSLLLQRTANAKRQHEAAASPSSAARRATAEGSQTKKYKYSNDVEDLSNEAVIQAMRNISDSKNNRNNEVVFPVNAPRDEAAKTKESRREIELHIVGNSLSHPVSKQSMIWLLGLHSVFAHQLPGMPRDYISRLVFDPKHKTLALIEEGRPIGGICFRTFATQGFTEIVFCAVTGDKQVKGYGTHLMNHLKDYSIQQGIKHFLTYADEFAIGYFKKQGFSKDIKVARPIYQGYIKEYDGATLMHCELHPSIVYTQFSSVIRRQKDIVTELIAQRQHEVQKIRPGLTCFKEGVRSIPVESIPGLREVGWRPVARAQRQARPLEESVDPEKLAQTLATVLVAVRQHTAAWPFQEPVNQAEVTDYYEHIKYPMDLKTMGERLKKGYYVTRRLFMADMARIFSNCRFYNSPDTNYYRCANALERYFQTKMKEIGLWDK, from the exons ATGAGTGAGGACTTCAATGCGGCCCAGTTTAGCGTGGTGCCCAAGGAGGAGCCCCCATCGCCGCAATCGGCTTTTGGGGGCCATGAATCCAGCTCGGCCGCATCCTCGGAGCCCACTCCTGGTGCCACACCAGGAGCACCATCAGCTGGTGGTGCTCCATCCACAGAAACAACACGTCAGTCCAGCTTGCAAAAGATCATGCAGCGTAAGCGGAATGTGTGGCAGCTGCCGCATTCCCAGAAACTGGCCAAACTCTCAATGTACTCAGCATGCCAGGCTGAAGGATGTCGCTGCACAGGTTGGAAGCTACCTGAGGAGCACAAGTATCGAGATGTTGAAGGGACATTCTGTCCCAAATTCACCGAGGAATGCAGGAATAGCCATTGCAAGCACTCTGTAGATTCCCATCTTAGTCACTTGGCTGACATCGAGGAGGAGCAGCTCAACGGATTGCTGGGAACTATTGTGGACGTTGAGAATCTTTTTATGAGCATGTCGCGTGAGGAGGACTCGGACACCAAAAAGGTCTACTATTTCCTTTTTAG ACTCTTGCGTCAATGCATCCTCACGCGCCAGCAACCCGTGATTCGTGGACCCCTGGGGGATCCGCCTTTCGAGTCCCCGTCCATGTTCAAAGCCATCACGAACTTTGTCTTCTTCAAGTTTCATCATCTCAGTCAGGCTGAATTCCACACAATGAGCGAAGTGGCCAGAACTTTTCTCAATTGTCTCAATCAGTGGAACTTCGAGGCTCCTAGTGTGCGTGGGCGTGATCTCAGCCATGAGGATGCGTCCACGTACAAGATCAACTATATGCGTTGGCTTATGTTCTGCCATGTTCCGGCATTTTGCAATTCCCTTCCGCACTATGAGACATCCGTGGCTTTTGGGAGGACACTCCTCCGGGCAGTATTTCAGTTTGTCAGCCATCAGTTGCTGTACAAGTGCCGAACGGAGAAGGACAGGATGCCGATGGAGAAGCGTCTGCTGTTGATGCATATGCCCAAATTTCTGGATGCCCTCAAGCATGAGGTGATCAACGAGGAATCACCCATATGGGATCCCACCTATAAACCGGCAGTATCACTTCTACTTCAGCGTACGGCTAATGCCAAGAGGCAGCATGAGGCAGCAGCTTCGCCATCGAGTGCAGCACGTAGAGCCACTGCAGAGGGATCTCAGACGAAAAAGTACAAGTACTCCAATGATGTGGAGGATTTGTCCAATGAAGCAGTGATTCAGGCCATGAGGAATATCAGCGACAGCAAGAATAATCGTAACAATGAAGTTGTCTTTCCGGTCAATGCTCCCAGGGATGAAGCTGCCAAGACGAAAGAGAGTCGCAGAGAGATTGAGCTGCATATTGTGGGCAATTCTCTAAGTCATCCGGTCAGTAAGCAATCGATGATTTGGCTCCTTGGGCTACACAGTGTCTTTGCCCATCAATTACCAGGAATGCCTAGGGATTACATCAGTCGATTGGTCTTTGATCCTAAGCACAAGACATTGGCCCTGATTGAGGAAGGTCGTCCAATTGGAGGCATATGCTTCAGAACTTTTGCCACTCAGGGCTTCACGGAGATTGTATTCTGTGCAGTGACAGGGGATAAGCAAGTGAAGGGCTATGGAACACATCTGATGAATCATCTCAAAGATTACAGCATTCAACAAGGCATTAAGCACTTCCTCACCTACGCTGATGAATTTGCTATTGGATATTTCAAGAAGCAGGGCTTCTCCAAGGATATTAAAGTGGCCAGGCCCATATACCAAGGGTATATCAAAGAATATGATGGTGCCACACTGATGCACTGCGAACTTCATCCAAGCATCGTCTATACGCAGTTCAGCAGTGTTATCCGGCGTCAGAAGGACATCGTGACGGAGTTGATTGCGCAGCGGCAACATGAAGTGCAGAAAATCCGTCCGGGATTGACGTGCTTCAAGGAGGGCGTCCGGAGTATTCCTGTGGAGTCGATTCCGGGGTTGCGTGAAGTGGGTTGGCGTCCAGTAGCACGAGCTCAGCGCCAGGCTCGGCCCCTCGAGGAATCTGTCGATCCGGAGAAATTGGCACAAACACTGGCAACTGTCCTGGTTGCCGTTCGCCAGCACACGGCTGCGTGGCCCTTCCAGGAGCCGGTTAACCAGGCTGAGGTAACTGACTACTATGAACACATCAAATATCCCATGGATCTCAAGACGATGGGGGAGCGTCTCAAAAAAGGCTACTACGTCACCAGGAGGCTCTTTATGGCTGACATGGCGAGGATTTTCTCCAATTGTCGCTTCTACAATTCACCGGACACTAACTACTACAG ATGCGCCAACGCTCTGGAACGCTATTTCCagacaaaaatgaaagaaatcggcTTATGGGACAAATAA